A portion of the Bifidobacterium bifidum ATCC 29521 = JCM 1255 = DSM 20456 genome contains these proteins:
- a CDS encoding histidine phosphatase family protein, with the protein MPTTTIHFVRHGKVYNPDHLLYERLPGFHLSDRGMRMAQATGAYIAADPRLNTVAAVYSSPLERTCETAGAILDALNPVRAGRGEEPLELITDPRVIEAGNEFRGKRIGHGKGALWRDGNWKLVLNLWKPSWGEPYRHIAERVGAFANEKIREYAGRQIIVVSHESPIWSYRHLLETGHPEHWMFLRKTALASITSITYDSDTGKVMSITYADPAAQVE; encoded by the coding sequence CCATCTGTTGTACGAGCGGCTGCCCGGATTCCACCTGTCCGACCGCGGCATGCGCATGGCGCAGGCGACGGGCGCATACATCGCAGCCGACCCCAGGCTCAACACGGTTGCCGCGGTGTATTCGTCCCCGCTGGAACGCACCTGCGAAACCGCCGGTGCCATTCTCGACGCGCTCAACCCGGTACGCGCCGGGCGTGGGGAGGAGCCGCTGGAACTCATCACCGACCCGCGTGTGATCGAAGCGGGCAACGAGTTTCGCGGCAAGCGCATCGGACATGGCAAGGGCGCGCTGTGGCGCGACGGCAACTGGAAGCTCGTGCTCAACCTGTGGAAGCCGAGCTGGGGCGAGCCGTACCGGCACATCGCCGAACGCGTGGGCGCGTTCGCGAACGAGAAGATCCGCGAGTATGCCGGACGGCAGATCATCGTCGTCAGCCACGAGTCGCCGATCTGGAGCTACCGGCACCTGCTGGAGACCGGCCACCCCGAGCATTGGATGTTCCTACGCAAGACCGCGCTCGCGTCGATCACCTCGATCACCTACGACAGCGATACGGGCAAGGTGATGTCCATCACATATGCCGACCCTGCGGCGCAAGTCGAGTGA
- a CDS encoding ABC transporter permease, whose amino-acid sequence MRTLKSLFARVAPPAVTVGGLLIVWEIAVDAGHISQRVLASPSQIAASIVKTWPDLWEATAITTYEAITGFLIAAVAGVLIGIGLYVSKTLYRGIYPLLAAAQTIPLITIAPLFMIWFGFEPLGKIVIVAVFGVFPVAVQTCRGMLAVPQFYEDVALTCGATRAWALWHVKLRVAARQVFGGLRISAAYVFGTAVTAEYLGAMNGLGIWLQAAFNSFRTPLIFSATIMVVALTALLLTIISLAERLLLGPDDTIAFNDDGE is encoded by the coding sequence ATGCGCACACTGAAATCCCTGTTCGCACGCGTCGCGCCGCCGGCGGTCACGGTCGGCGGGCTGCTCATCGTATGGGAGATCGCCGTGGATGCGGGCCACATCTCCCAACGCGTGCTCGCCTCCCCCAGCCAGATCGCCGCATCGATCGTCAAGACTTGGCCCGACCTGTGGGAGGCGACCGCCATCACCACATACGAGGCAATCACCGGCTTTCTCATCGCAGCGGTGGCCGGGGTGCTCATCGGCATCGGCCTGTACGTGTCCAAAACCCTGTATCGCGGTATCTATCCGCTGCTCGCCGCCGCGCAGACCATCCCGCTCATCACCATCGCCCCGCTGTTCATGATCTGGTTCGGGTTCGAGCCGCTCGGCAAAATCGTGATCGTCGCCGTATTCGGCGTGTTCCCCGTCGCCGTGCAGACGTGCCGCGGCATGCTCGCCGTACCGCAGTTCTACGAGGACGTGGCGCTCACCTGCGGCGCCACCCGCGCATGGGCGCTGTGGCATGTGAAGCTGCGCGTCGCCGCCCGCCAGGTGTTCGGCGGCCTGCGTATCAGCGCCGCCTATGTGTTCGGCACCGCGGTGACGGCGGAATATCTGGGCGCGATGAACGGCCTGGGCATCTGGCTGCAGGCCGCTTTCAACTCGTTCCGCACCCCGCTGATCTTCTCCGCAACGATCATGGTGGTCGCACTGACCGCACTGCTGCTGACCATCATCAGTCTCGCGGAACGCCTGCTCCTCGGCCCGGACGACACCATCGCGTTCAACGACGACGGCGAATAG
- a CDS encoding ABC transporter substrate-binding protein, whose product MKTVKGFSKIVAMVGAVALGLTLSACGNTNSASNTDSKNSGSTPTVSFMLDWTPNTNHIGLYVAQKLGYYKDADVNVKILPTAQAGAETSVENGVANVGFTTLSNVAAFNSQGADLKFVFDLTQKPVARWCALASRTDIKTPKDLSGKTFVSFGSAEQTAVVRQMIKYAGGTGDIKTATAGTNTFETLTSGKGDFGGFYVTWEGVESELNGPKLNCFVASDWGVPGNPDQLGFAVKGSWLKDSANADALKKFIAATKKGYDYALANPDKAADILVEQAKEAQLDSKLTRTSMEEIAKNNYWTTDDPKSLPGTTNFDDAQPYLEFQYKAGTYKDQDGNDPASAPQAKDLATNEYVG is encoded by the coding sequence ATGAAGACAGTCAAGGGCTTCAGCAAGATCGTGGCGATGGTTGGGGCCGTCGCGCTCGGCCTGACGCTCAGCGCCTGCGGAAACACCAATTCCGCGAGCAACACCGATTCCAAGAACTCCGGCTCCACGCCGACCGTGTCGTTCATGCTCGACTGGACGCCGAACACGAACCACATCGGTCTGTACGTGGCTCAGAAGCTCGGCTATTACAAGGATGCCGACGTCAACGTGAAGATCCTGCCGACCGCCCAGGCCGGAGCTGAAACCAGCGTCGAGAACGGCGTGGCCAACGTGGGCTTCACCACGCTGAGCAACGTCGCCGCGTTCAACTCGCAGGGCGCTGACCTGAAGTTCGTGTTCGACCTGACGCAGAAGCCGGTCGCCCGTTGGTGCGCGCTGGCGTCCCGCACCGACATCAAGACGCCCAAGGACCTTTCCGGCAAGACCTTCGTCAGCTTCGGCTCCGCCGAGCAGACCGCGGTCGTCCGCCAGATGATCAAGTACGCTGGCGGCACCGGCGACATCAAGACCGCGACGGCCGGCACCAACACCTTCGAGACGCTGACCAGCGGCAAGGGTGATTTCGGCGGCTTCTACGTGACCTGGGAAGGCGTGGAAAGCGAGCTGAACGGCCCGAAGCTCAACTGCTTCGTCGCCTCCGACTGGGGCGTGCCCGGCAACCCCGACCAGCTGGGATTCGCCGTCAAGGGCTCCTGGCTCAAGGACTCCGCCAACGCGGATGCGCTGAAGAAGTTCATCGCCGCCACCAAGAAGGGCTACGACTACGCGCTCGCCAACCCGGACAAGGCCGCCGACATCCTGGTCGAACAGGCCAAGGAGGCGCAGCTCGACTCCAAGCTGACCCGCACCTCGATGGAGGAGATCGCCAAGAACAACTACTGGACGACCGACGATCCGAAGTCGCTGCCCGGCACCACGAACTTCGATGACGCGCAGCCGTACCTGGAGTTCCAGTACAAGGCCGGCACCTACAAGGACCAGGACGGCAACGATCCCGCGTCCGCGCCGCAGGCCAAGGACCTCGCGACCAACGAGTACGTGGGCTGA
- a CDS encoding HAD family hydrolase: MMKAVFFDLDGTLIDSDPYWVRSQETLVRSCGGEWSDTLADALQGAAFPETVRLLRGAGVDWDGDAIVRHLSDEVLRMEKERLPWIEGVRDVLSGLAAAHVPAVLVTGSPREIVENVMAQAPKGAFVGYVCGNDDVTPKPDPAPYWRAASMVGLPADASGAGQCLVFEDSKPGLTAARASGATVVAVTGHARVDMSDSGLCDEAIVDYRGLTIADLAGWM; the protein is encoded by the coding sequence ATGATGAAGGCCGTGTTCTTCGACTTGGACGGGACGCTGATCGATTCCGATCCGTATTGGGTGCGCTCTCAGGAGACCTTGGTGCGCTCCTGTGGCGGGGAATGGAGCGACACGCTCGCCGATGCGCTGCAGGGGGCGGCCTTCCCCGAGACCGTGCGTCTGCTGCGCGGTGCGGGGGTCGATTGGGATGGCGATGCAATCGTGCGGCACCTGTCCGATGAGGTGCTGCGCATGGAAAAGGAGCGTCTGCCGTGGATTGAGGGCGTTCGCGATGTGCTGTCCGGTCTGGCGGCGGCGCACGTTCCGGCCGTGCTGGTGACCGGCTCCCCGCGCGAGATCGTCGAGAATGTGATGGCGCAGGCGCCTAAGGGCGCGTTCGTCGGCTATGTGTGCGGCAACGACGATGTGACGCCGAAGCCCGATCCGGCGCCGTATTGGCGTGCGGCGTCGATGGTCGGGCTGCCGGCCGATGCGTCGGGTGCTGGTCAGTGTCTGGTTTTCGAGGATTCCAAGCCCGGGTTGACGGCGGCTCGGGCGTCGGGCGCGACGGTGGTCGCGGTCACCGGTCATGCTCGTGTGGATATGAGCGACAGTGGGCTGTGCGATGAGGCAATCGTTGACTATCGCGGGCTGACCATCGCCGATTTGGCCGGCTGGATGTGA
- the gltX gene encoding glutamate--tRNA ligase has translation MTEAEHSKDTKPELPAHVRVRFCPSPTGTPHVGMIRTALFNWAEARATGGKLIFRIEDTDAVRDSEESYNQILESLRWLGIDWDEGIDVGGPHGPYRQSERGDIYKDVAAKLLEAGYAYESFSTPDEIKERNLAAGRPAEFGYDGYDRDLTEEQKAAFRAEGRKPALRIRMPDEDIAFDDLIRGTIEFKAGSVPDYVIVRPNGDPLYTLTNPVDDAMMDVNVVLRGEDLLSSTPRQIVLYRYLMELGIAKQMPLFGHMPYVMGQGNKKLSKRDPESNLFNHRDNGFIREGLLNYLALLGWSIAPDRDVFSMDEMIAKFDVRDVKANPARFDIDKAISINAEHIRMLEPQDFLNRSVPYLHRDGVVSADNWDALTDREKVVLTASAPLIQPRVRLLGEVAGMVGSLLSTEEYLEPADDARKQLKDSAADVLDAAVAALEGVDEADWKTDNLHETLNKALVEDGGYKPRLAFGPVRVAISGRRVSPPLFESMEIVGKPLTIARLKGLREHL, from the coding sequence ATGACTGAAGCTGAACATTCAAAAGACACCAAACCAGAACTTCCGGCTCATGTTCGCGTGCGCTTCTGCCCATCGCCGACCGGCACGCCGCATGTCGGCATGATCCGTACGGCGTTGTTCAACTGGGCCGAAGCCCGCGCCACCGGCGGCAAGCTGATCTTCCGAATCGAAGACACCGACGCCGTGCGCGACTCCGAGGAAAGCTACAACCAGATTCTCGAATCCCTGCGCTGGCTGGGCATCGACTGGGACGAGGGCATCGACGTGGGCGGCCCCCACGGCCCGTACCGCCAGTCCGAGCGCGGCGACATCTACAAGGATGTGGCCGCAAAGCTGCTCGAAGCCGGCTACGCCTATGAGTCCTTCTCCACTCCGGACGAGATCAAGGAGCGCAACCTCGCCGCCGGCCGCCCGGCCGAATTCGGCTACGACGGTTACGACCGCGACCTCACCGAGGAGCAGAAGGCCGCCTTCCGCGCCGAGGGCCGCAAGCCCGCGCTGCGCATCCGCATGCCCGACGAGGACATCGCCTTCGACGACCTCATCCGCGGCACCATCGAATTCAAGGCCGGTTCCGTGCCGGACTATGTCATCGTGCGCCCGAACGGCGATCCGCTGTACACGCTCACCAACCCGGTTGACGACGCGATGATGGACGTCAACGTCGTGCTGCGCGGCGAGGACCTGCTCAGCTCCACCCCGCGTCAGATCGTGCTGTACCGCTACCTGATGGAGCTCGGCATCGCCAAGCAGATGCCTCTGTTCGGTCACATGCCGTACGTGATGGGCCAGGGCAACAAGAAGCTCTCCAAGCGCGACCCGGAGTCCAACCTGTTCAACCACCGCGACAACGGTTTCATCCGCGAGGGTCTGCTCAACTACTTGGCTCTGCTCGGCTGGTCCATCGCCCCCGACCGTGACGTGTTCTCCATGGACGAGATGATCGCCAAGTTCGACGTGCGCGACGTGAAGGCCAACCCGGCCCGCTTCGACATCGACAAGGCCATCTCCATCAACGCCGAGCACATCCGCATGCTTGAGCCGCAGGACTTCCTCAACCGTTCCGTGCCGTACCTGCACCGCGACGGTGTGGTCTCGGCCGACAATTGGGATGCGCTGACCGACCGCGAGAAGGTCGTCCTGACCGCCTCCGCTCCGCTGATCCAGCCGCGCGTGCGCCTGCTGGGCGAGGTCGCCGGCATGGTCGGCTCCCTGCTGTCCACCGAGGAGTACCTGGAGCCTGCGGACGATGCCAGGAAGCAGCTCAAGGACTCCGCCGCCGACGTGCTCGATGCCGCCGTCGCCGCGCTTGAGGGCGTGGACGAGGCCGATTGGAAGACCGACAACCTGCACGAGACCCTGAACAAGGCACTCGTGGAGGATGGCGGGTACAAGCCGCGTCTCGCCTTCGGCCCGGTTCGCGTGGCCATATCCGGCCGTCGCGTCTCCCCGCCGCTGTTCGAGTCGATGGAGATCGTCGGCAAGCCGCTCACCATCGCTCGACTGAAGGGCCTGCGCGAGCACCTGTGA
- a CDS encoding DUF4143 domain-containing protein, translated as MGMLQLPPLSHEEAIQPEPDLTADEFMFRGGYPHLYDASTPNDIYFHDNGLLNYLLGIHSAEELLNDPKRGDVFENLIISQTVKRYLNKNKDGELYFYRDTNQSEIDLVDATQRRSPTLIEIKSRMTPRPDFFRHLATVGEELGVPVDRRIVVYRGTENFTGKNGRYVTAERYLGR; from the coding sequence ATGGGCATGCTTCAACTGCCGCCCCTCTCGCATGAGGAGGCGATTCAGCCGGAACCCGACCTCACCGCGGACGAATTCATGTTCCGCGGCGGCTATCCTCACCTCTATGACGCGTCAACGCCGAACGACATCTATTTCCACGACAATGGCCTGCTCAACTATCTTCTCGGGATTCATTCTGCGGAAGAGCTGCTGAACGACCCCAAGCGCGGTGATGTGTTCGAGAATCTCATCATTTCGCAAACCGTGAAGCGATACCTCAACAAGAACAAAGACGGCGAGCTGTACTTCTACCGCGATACCAACCAGAGCGAAATCGACCTCGTAGACGCTACGCAGCGCCGTAGCCCCACCCTCATAGAAATCAAATCGAGAATGACTCCGCGACCAGATTTCTTCAGGCATCTCGCCACCGTCGGGGAAGAACTGGGCGTGCCGGTCGATCGCAGAATCGTCGTGTATCGAGGAACAGAAAACTTCACGGGTAAGAACGGGAGGTATGTTACGGCGGAGCGTTATTTGGGGCGGTAA
- a CDS encoding AAA family ATPase yields MMIPRTVAQELTPMLSWFPVVSVTGPRQSGKSTLIKNMLLDYEYVNLEDETTRISAIDDPVGFIRSHGAKLIIDEAQHAPGLFSQIQVAADERGGMGQYVLSGSQNFLLEKRIGPISGGAHGHASTAAPLA; encoded by the coding sequence ATGATGATACCACGGACCGTCGCGCAAGAGCTCACCCCGATGCTGTCATGGTTCCCGGTCGTCTCAGTGACAGGACCACGTCAAAGCGGCAAATCCACGCTCATCAAAAACATGCTGCTCGATTACGAATACGTCAATCTTGAAGACGAAACCACCCGCATCAGCGCCATCGATGACCCGGTCGGGTTCATTCGATCACATGGCGCGAAACTCATCATCGACGAGGCGCAACATGCTCCGGGACTGTTCTCGCAGATCCAGGTCGCGGCCGACGAACGAGGCGGCATGGGGCAATACGTGCTGTCCGGCTCGCAAAACTTCCTCCTGGAGAAGCGCATTGGGCCAATCTCTGGCGGGGCGCATGGGCATGCTTCAACTGCCGCCCCTCTCGCATGA